In Allomuricauda ruestringensis DSM 13258, the following proteins share a genomic window:
- a CDS encoding TrmH family RNA methyltransferase encodes MFDHDLLKYLETYLTDERKQRFLDVLQQRTKHITVAVEDVYQLHNTSAIIRSCDVFGVQDVHVIENRFGKRLDKNIAMGAEQWVDVYRYQTTADCISKLKKDGYQIIATTPHTDSTLLPNFFPLQKSALFFGTEKEGLSDEVMQQADGFLKIPMVGFSESLNVSVSAAIIIQQLAQKVRDCDLNWQLTDIEVFEKRLDWTKKSIKDVEGIIKRYLSK; translated from the coding sequence ATGTTTGACCATGATTTGTTGAAATATCTGGAGACATATCTCACTGATGAAAGAAAACAGCGTTTTTTGGATGTCCTCCAACAACGGACCAAACATATTACCGTAGCGGTGGAAGATGTGTATCAATTGCACAATACCAGTGCCATTATCCGCAGTTGTGATGTGTTTGGAGTGCAAGACGTACATGTGATAGAGAATCGTTTTGGTAAACGGTTGGACAAAAATATTGCCATGGGAGCCGAACAGTGGGTAGATGTGTACCGCTACCAAACCACGGCCGATTGTATCTCCAAATTAAAGAAGGATGGTTATCAAATTATAGCGACTACACCGCACACCGATTCGACCTTGTTGCCCAATTTCTTTCCTTTGCAAAAATCAGCCCTATTTTTTGGTACAGAAAAAGAAGGATTGTCAGATGAAGTAATGCAGCAGGCCGATGGATTTCTTAAAATTCCCATGGTGGGTTTTTCCGAAAGTTTGAATGTTTCGGTTTCTGCGGCCATTATTATCCAACAATTGGCACAAAAAGTGCGCGATTGCGACCTAAATTGGCAATTAACGGATATAGAAGTGTTCGAGAAACGATTGGATTGGACCAAGAAATCCATAAAAGATGTCGAGGGTATCATAAAAAGATATCTGTCCAAGTAG
- a CDS encoding glycoside hydrolase family 43 protein produces MNIKTLALLICSLYGVVLVAQKPIKKQNNPIFEGWYADPEGIVFGDSYWVYPTFSDDYDKQLHFDAFSSKDLVHWKKHERILDTTKIKWLRQALWAPSIIEKDSKYYLFFGANDIQRPGRSSYDPNNDINHYGGIGVAVADNPGGPFEDYLGEPLISDFYNDAQPIDQFVFEDTDGTYYFFYGGWSHCNLGKLNEDFTGFEPWEDGSVFKEVTPEGYVEGPFMFLRNGIYYFMWSEGNWTDGSYKVAYAMADKPTGPYKRIGTILESKEGDIATGAGHHSVINKPGTDEWIIVYHRRPIPNKDRDHRVTCMDKMEFNPDGTIKPVIMTFEGVGGN; encoded by the coding sequence ATGAACATTAAAACCCTAGCCCTGTTAATTTGCTCTTTATATGGAGTTGTGCTAGTTGCCCAAAAACCAATAAAAAAACAAAACAACCCAATTTTTGAAGGCTGGTACGCCGACCCAGAAGGTATTGTTTTTGGGGACTCGTATTGGGTTTACCCCACATTTTCCGATGATTACGACAAGCAATTGCATTTTGATGCCTTTTCATCCAAAGATCTAGTGCATTGGAAAAAGCATGAACGCATTTTGGATACAACCAAGATAAAATGGTTGAGGCAGGCCTTGTGGGCGCCATCCATTATTGAAAAGGACAGTAAATATTATCTTTTTTTTGGCGCCAACGATATTCAGCGGCCCGGCAGAAGCTCCTATGACCCCAATAACGACATCAACCATTATGGCGGCATTGGCGTAGCTGTTGCGGATAATCCAGGAGGTCCTTTTGAAGATTATTTGGGAGAACCCCTCATTTCTGATTTCTACAACGACGCCCAACCCATTGATCAATTTGTTTTTGAGGATACGGACGGTACCTATTATTTTTTCTATGGAGGTTGGAGTCATTGCAACTTGGGGAAGCTCAACGAGGATTTTACGGGCTTTGAGCCATGGGAAGATGGCAGTGTGTTCAAAGAAGTTACCCCCGAAGGTTATGTGGAAGGCCCGTTTATGTTTTTGCGAAACGGTATTTACTATTTTATGTGGTCCGAAGGAAATTGGACCGATGGCAGTTATAAAGTGGCCTACGCCATGGCAGACAAACCAACAGGCCCCTATAAGCGCATCGGAACCATTTTGGAATCCAAAGAAGGAGATATTGCAACCGGGGCGGGGCATCACTCCGTAATCAACAAACCGGGAACGGATGAATGGATCATTGTGTACCACCGAAGACCTATTCCCAACAAAGACCGTGATCATCGGGTTACTTGTATGGACAAGATGGAATTCAACCCCGATGGTACCATAAAACCAGTGATTATGACTTTTGAGGGTGTTGGTGGCAACTAA
- a CDS encoding DJ-1/PfpI family protein: protein MRNLLPILLSVLLFNCNTNTPKSSDKNEDNGLQTGISHSDTLTKHLKPFKEGLPTIGLLMYNGVLQSEVVATSDVFAKPSVDGEQLFNVITIAETDNPITTEEGMHFVPDYTFDNCPKLTALFVPSAYDMYAQVHNNKIIDFIREKNEETKYTVSNCAGAQLIGASGIADGKKIVTWIGGGTQLQKDYPNLKVQNDSLVTFVRDGKFLSSNGNLASYISALNLLQTMTNEEHRKFVESYLYLDRLQNWKK, encoded by the coding sequence ATGAGAAATTTACTTCCCATTTTACTAAGCGTTCTGCTTTTTAACTGTAACACAAATACACCTAAAAGTTCTGATAAAAATGAAGACAACGGGCTTCAAACAGGAATTTCACATTCTGATACATTGACAAAACATTTAAAACCGTTCAAAGAAGGCCTGCCAACAATTGGACTTTTAATGTATAATGGTGTCCTTCAAAGTGAGGTTGTAGCAACATCGGACGTATTCGCAAAGCCATCAGTTGATGGAGAACAACTCTTCAACGTTATCACCATAGCCGAAACGGACAATCCAATAACCACCGAGGAGGGCATGCATTTTGTGCCGGATTACACTTTTGATAACTGTCCAAAATTAACTGCATTGTTTGTTCCCAGCGCTTATGACATGTATGCTCAGGTACATAACAATAAAATCATAGATTTTATACGAGAGAAAAATGAAGAAACCAAATACACAGTAAGCAATTGTGCGGGAGCGCAGTTAATTGGCGCATCTGGAATTGCAGATGGAAAGAAAATTGTAACTTGGATTGGTGGCGGCACACAATTACAAAAAGATTATCCTAACTTAAAAGTTCAAAACGACAGTTTGGTGACTTTTGTCCGAGACGGAAAATTTTTATCTTCAAACGGAAATCTGGCAAGTTACATATCCGCATTGAACCTTTTGCAAACCATGACAAATGAGGAACACCGAAAATTTGTGGAGAGCTACCTTTATTTGGACCGTCTTCAAAATTGGAAAAAATGA
- a CDS encoding SRPBCC family protein has protein sequence MIVLYIILGIVLLIIILAAIAPKNYNVSRSIEISKPKSVVFDYLKSLKRQGEWSPWDKRDPNMKKEFTGTDGEVGAINYWKGNKEVGEGEQEITKIVEGERIESELRFLKPFKSTSDAYIVTKELDKNSTKVVWGFSGKNKFPMSIMMLFMNMDKAVGKDFEEGLASLKEILENQ, from the coding sequence ATGATAGTGCTATATATTATCCTAGGTATAGTGTTGCTGATCATTATTTTGGCAGCCATTGCCCCAAAAAACTACAATGTCTCCCGCTCTATAGAAATTTCCAAACCTAAAAGCGTTGTTTTCGATTATCTCAAATCCTTAAAAAGGCAAGGGGAATGGTCTCCTTGGGATAAACGTGACCCGAATATGAAAAAGGAATTTACTGGAACAGATGGTGAGGTTGGAGCCATTAACTATTGGAAAGGCAACAAAGAAGTAGGGGAAGGGGAGCAGGAAATCACCAAAATTGTGGAGGGTGAGCGAATTGAGTCCGAACTTCGGTTCTTAAAACCATTTAAATCCACCTCGGATGCTTATATAGTTACCAAAGAGCTTGATAAGAATTCCACCAAAGTGGTTTGGGGCTTTTCAGGAAAGAACAAATTCCCGATGAGCATTATGATGCTGTTTATGAACATGGATAAAGCGGTGGGAAAAGATTTTGAGGAAGGTCTGGCAAGTTTAAAGGAAATATTGGAAAATCAATAA